Proteins encoded in a region of the Tachyglossus aculeatus isolate mTacAcu1 chromosome 11, mTacAcu1.pri, whole genome shotgun sequence genome:
- the C11H16orf71 gene encoding uncharacterized protein C16orf71 homolog isoform X2 → MATKDKRSSPPNHPPVPFQEKRVANWGSILASVKDQLPSLDSDSSSSDCEDEELFIFQRDEATLIPDLSEELADLSPDDLDVQQRQETIKKLREARIGGQKFSAIPQKDIIQPLKIGWPSQDSKVADALLRIPEETPKWQKGDSLEFSERSTVQDLTGGPQGEDVATQSWERGQAADHFCFDISPLTEDTESLNWKATRRERKKMIKTTILHKETLKPSLGALEKPEFTKCLPYKSVDDQVEQSTGSEEEQEAMSDKKTKGLTLLSFQELNQLDLDRILRSLKEREDWGDHSGRPSCPAADPPRSQERVAAKSQDELMEQLVNLCAKQSKAMSSCYMEPTDKLCSSKELHVRRSRGDSFLPAWPRQGLHEGLNPRGRPEPPTVFIDLRTSLLQKSEQDHQEPGKDPSSSNCSGDRGEEDEEDEEDEEDEEDEEDEEDDEDETQLLKEEEKQKTALLSPPSPRDYTGKSLLLRQLRAFRNRISQPRGTIPEDVTGEKTGPGKIEEMGRFRTGKKQHLETRKMPRHRSPIQLEVEAKSSPFPGQHKDLPAKKQEVQGGIFIQQNL, encoded by the exons TCCGATTGTGAAGATGAAGAACTGTTCATTTTCCAACGGGATGAAGCGACCCTGATCCCCGATCTGTCCGAAGAGCTGGCGGATCTTTCTCCAGATGATCTAGATGTCCAG CAAAGGCAAGAAACAataaagaagttaagagaagccCGGATTGGAGGCCAGAAGTTTTCAGCCATTCCACAAAAggacattatccaacctctgaAAATCGGCTGGCCTTCTCAGGACAGTAAGGTGGCAGATGCTCTTCTCAGAATCCCAGAAGAAACTCCCAAGTGGCAGAAAGGCGACTCGTTGGAATTTTCTGAGCGATCTACAGTGCAAGACCTGACAGGAGGACCCCAGGGAGAGGACGTCGCTACCCAATCCTGGGAAAGAGGTCAGGCAGCTGATCATTTTTGCTTTGATATCTCACCCCTGACAGAAGACACAGAGTCGTTAAACTGGAAAGCTaccagaagagagagaaagaagatgatAAAAACGACCATCCTCCATAAGGAGACTCTCAAACCTTCTCTCGGGGCCTTAGAAAAGCCAGAGTTCACAAAATGTCTTCCCTATAAGTCTGTGGATGACCAGGTAGAGCAAAGCACTGGATCAGAAGAGGAGCAAGAAGCCATGTCAGACAAGAAGACCAAAGGACTGACATTACTTTCTTTCCAG GAACTCAACCAATTGGATTTAGACAGGATTCTTCGGAGCCTGAAGGAGCGGGAAGACTGGGGCGATCACTCGGGAAGACCCTCATGCCCTGCAGCGGATCCCCCACGAAGCCAAG AAAGGGTGGCAGCAAAATCGCAGGACGAGCTTATGGAGCAGCTGGTCaacttgtgtgccaagcaatccAAGGCCATGTCTTCGTGCTACATGGAGCCAACTGACAAGCTTTGTTCCTCCAAGGAGCTCCACGTCAGGAGAAGCAG GGGAGATAGCTTCTTACCAGCTTGGCCAAGACAAGGCCTGCATGAAGGATTGAACCCAAGGGGCAGACCAGAGCCCCCAACAGTTTTCATCGATCTAAGGACTTCTCTGCTCCAGAAATCAGAACAGGACCACCAAGAGCCGGGGAAAGACCCAAG CTCGAGTAACTGTTCCGGAgatagaggggaggaggatgaggaggacgaggaagacgaggaggatgaggaggacgaggaagacgaggaggatgACGAGGACGAGACCCAACTTCttaaggaagaagagaaacagaAGACAGCGCTACTGTCTCCCCCGAGTCCAAG AGACTATACCGGGAAAAGTCTACTTCTGCGACAACTCCGAGCTTTCCGAAATAGAATCTCTCAACCGAGGGGAACTATCCCTGAGGATGTAACCGGAGAAAAAACGGGGCCGGGAAAGATTGAAGAAATGGGCAGGTTCAGAACTGGGAAAAAGCAACATTTAGAAACAAGAAAGATGCCACGCCACCGTAGCCCAATCCAGTTAGAAGTGGAGGCGAAAAGCTCCCCTTTCCCGGGCCAGCACAAGGATCTGCCGGCTAAAAAGCAAGAGGTTCAGGGTGGGATCTTCATTCAGCAAAATCTCTAG
- the C11H16orf71 gene encoding uncharacterized protein C16orf71 homolog isoform X4: protein MATKDKRSSPPNHPPVPFQEKRVANWGSILASVKDQLPSLDSDSSSQRQETIKKLREARIGGQKFSAIPQKDIIQPLKIGWPSQDSKVADALLRIPEETPKWQKGDSLEFSERSTVQDLTGGPQGEDVATQSWERGQAADHFCFDISPLTEDTESLNWKATRRERKKMIKTTILHKETLKPSLGALEKPEFTKCLPYKSVDDQVEQSTGSEEEQEAMSDKKTKGLTLLSFQELNQLDLDRILRSLKEREDWGDHSGRPSCPAADPPRSQERVAAKSQDELMEQLVNLCAKQSKAMSSCYMEPTDKLCSSKELHVRRSRGDSFLPAWPRQGLHEGLNPRGRPEPPTVFIDLRTSLLQKSEQDHQEPGKDPSSSNCSGDRGEEDEEDEEDEEDEEDEEDEEDDEDETQLLKEEEKQKTALLSPPSPSRDYTGKSLLLRQLRAFRNRISQPRGTIPEDVTGEKTGPGKIEEMGRFRTGKKQHLETRKMPRHRSPIQLEVEAKSSPFPGQHKDLPAKKQEVQGGIFIQQNL from the exons CAAAGGCAAGAAACAataaagaagttaagagaagccCGGATTGGAGGCCAGAAGTTTTCAGCCATTCCACAAAAggacattatccaacctctgaAAATCGGCTGGCCTTCTCAGGACAGTAAGGTGGCAGATGCTCTTCTCAGAATCCCAGAAGAAACTCCCAAGTGGCAGAAAGGCGACTCGTTGGAATTTTCTGAGCGATCTACAGTGCAAGACCTGACAGGAGGACCCCAGGGAGAGGACGTCGCTACCCAATCCTGGGAAAGAGGTCAGGCAGCTGATCATTTTTGCTTTGATATCTCACCCCTGACAGAAGACACAGAGTCGTTAAACTGGAAAGCTaccagaagagagagaaagaagatgatAAAAACGACCATCCTCCATAAGGAGACTCTCAAACCTTCTCTCGGGGCCTTAGAAAAGCCAGAGTTCACAAAATGTCTTCCCTATAAGTCTGTGGATGACCAGGTAGAGCAAAGCACTGGATCAGAAGAGGAGCAAGAAGCCATGTCAGACAAGAAGACCAAAGGACTGACATTACTTTCTTTCCAG GAACTCAACCAATTGGATTTAGACAGGATTCTTCGGAGCCTGAAGGAGCGGGAAGACTGGGGCGATCACTCGGGAAGACCCTCATGCCCTGCAGCGGATCCCCCACGAAGCCAAG AAAGGGTGGCAGCAAAATCGCAGGACGAGCTTATGGAGCAGCTGGTCaacttgtgtgccaagcaatccAAGGCCATGTCTTCGTGCTACATGGAGCCAACTGACAAGCTTTGTTCCTCCAAGGAGCTCCACGTCAGGAGAAGCAG GGGAGATAGCTTCTTACCAGCTTGGCCAAGACAAGGCCTGCATGAAGGATTGAACCCAAGGGGCAGACCAGAGCCCCCAACAGTTTTCATCGATCTAAGGACTTCTCTGCTCCAGAAATCAGAACAGGACCACCAAGAGCCGGGGAAAGACCCAAG CTCGAGTAACTGTTCCGGAgatagaggggaggaggatgaggaggacgaggaagacgaggaggatgaggaggacgaggaagacgaggaggatgACGAGGACGAGACCCAACTTCttaaggaagaagagaaacagaAGACAGCGCTACTGTCTCCCCCGAGTCCAAG CAGAGACTATACCGGGAAAAGTCTACTTCTGCGACAACTCCGAGCTTTCCGAAATAGAATCTCTCAACCGAGGGGAACTATCCCTGAGGATGTAACCGGAGAAAAAACGGGGCCGGGAAAGATTGAAGAAATGGGCAGGTTCAGAACTGGGAAAAAGCAACATTTAGAAACAAGAAAGATGCCACGCCACCGTAGCCCAATCCAGTTAGAAGTGGAGGCGAAAAGCTCCCCTTTCCCGGGCCAGCACAAGGATCTGCCGGCTAAAAAGCAAGAGGTTCAGGGTGGGATCTTCATTCAGCAAAATCTCTAG
- the C11H16orf71 gene encoding uncharacterized protein C16orf71 homolog isoform X3 → MATKDKRSSPPNHPPVPFQEKRVANWGSILASVKDQLPSLDSDSSSSDCEDEELFIFQRDEATLIPDLSEELADLSPDDLDVQQRQETIKKLREARIGGQKFSAIPQKDIIQPLKIGWPSQDSKVADALLRIPEETPKWQKGDSLEFSERSTVQDLTGGPQGEDVATQSWERGQAADHFCFDISPLTEDTESLNWKATRRERKKMIKTTILHKETLKPSLGALEKPEFTKCLPYKSVDDQVEQSTGSEEEQEAMSDKKTKGLTLLSFQELNQLDLDRILRSLKEREDWGDHSGRPSCPAADPPRSQERVAAKSQDELMEQLVNLCAKQSKAMSSCYMEPTDKLCSSKELHVRRSRGDSFLPAWPRQGLHEGLNPRGRPEPPTVFIDLRTSLLQKSEQDHQEPGKDPSSSNCSGDRGEEDEEDEEDETQLLKEEEKQKTALLSPPSPSRDYTGKSLLLRQLRAFRNRISQPRGTIPEDVTGEKTGPGKIEEMGRFRTGKKQHLETRKMPRHRSPIQLEVEAKSSPFPGQHKDLPAKKQEVQGGIFIQQNL, encoded by the exons TCCGATTGTGAAGATGAAGAACTGTTCATTTTCCAACGGGATGAAGCGACCCTGATCCCCGATCTGTCCGAAGAGCTGGCGGATCTTTCTCCAGATGATCTAGATGTCCAG CAAAGGCAAGAAACAataaagaagttaagagaagccCGGATTGGAGGCCAGAAGTTTTCAGCCATTCCACAAAAggacattatccaacctctgaAAATCGGCTGGCCTTCTCAGGACAGTAAGGTGGCAGATGCTCTTCTCAGAATCCCAGAAGAAACTCCCAAGTGGCAGAAAGGCGACTCGTTGGAATTTTCTGAGCGATCTACAGTGCAAGACCTGACAGGAGGACCCCAGGGAGAGGACGTCGCTACCCAATCCTGGGAAAGAGGTCAGGCAGCTGATCATTTTTGCTTTGATATCTCACCCCTGACAGAAGACACAGAGTCGTTAAACTGGAAAGCTaccagaagagagagaaagaagatgatAAAAACGACCATCCTCCATAAGGAGACTCTCAAACCTTCTCTCGGGGCCTTAGAAAAGCCAGAGTTCACAAAATGTCTTCCCTATAAGTCTGTGGATGACCAGGTAGAGCAAAGCACTGGATCAGAAGAGGAGCAAGAAGCCATGTCAGACAAGAAGACCAAAGGACTGACATTACTTTCTTTCCAG GAACTCAACCAATTGGATTTAGACAGGATTCTTCGGAGCCTGAAGGAGCGGGAAGACTGGGGCGATCACTCGGGAAGACCCTCATGCCCTGCAGCGGATCCCCCACGAAGCCAAG AAAGGGTGGCAGCAAAATCGCAGGACGAGCTTATGGAGCAGCTGGTCaacttgtgtgccaagcaatccAAGGCCATGTCTTCGTGCTACATGGAGCCAACTGACAAGCTTTGTTCCTCCAAGGAGCTCCACGTCAGGAGAAGCAG GGGAGATAGCTTCTTACCAGCTTGGCCAAGACAAGGCCTGCATGAAGGATTGAACCCAAGGGGCAGACCAGAGCCCCCAACAGTTTTCATCGATCTAAGGACTTCTCTGCTCCAGAAATCAGAACAGGACCACCAAGAGCCGGGGAAAGACCCAAG CTCGAGTAACTGTTCCGGAgatagaggggaggaggatgaggaggacgag GAGGACGAGACCCAACTTCttaaggaagaagagaaacagaAGACAGCGCTACTGTCTCCCCCGAGTCCAAG CAGAGACTATACCGGGAAAAGTCTACTTCTGCGACAACTCCGAGCTTTCCGAAATAGAATCTCTCAACCGAGGGGAACTATCCCTGAGGATGTAACCGGAGAAAAAACGGGGCCGGGAAAGATTGAAGAAATGGGCAGGTTCAGAACTGGGAAAAAGCAACATTTAGAAACAAGAAAGATGCCACGCCACCGTAGCCCAATCCAGTTAGAAGTGGAGGCGAAAAGCTCCCCTTTCCCGGGCCAGCACAAGGATCTGCCGGCTAAAAAGCAAGAGGTTCAGGGTGGGATCTTCATTCAGCAAAATCTCTAG
- the C11H16orf71 gene encoding uncharacterized protein C16orf71 homolog isoform X1, giving the protein MATKDKRSSPPNHPPVPFQEKRVANWGSILASVKDQLPSLDSDSSSSDCEDEELFIFQRDEATLIPDLSEELADLSPDDLDVQQRQETIKKLREARIGGQKFSAIPQKDIIQPLKIGWPSQDSKVADALLRIPEETPKWQKGDSLEFSERSTVQDLTGGPQGEDVATQSWERGQAADHFCFDISPLTEDTESLNWKATRRERKKMIKTTILHKETLKPSLGALEKPEFTKCLPYKSVDDQVEQSTGSEEEQEAMSDKKTKGLTLLSFQELNQLDLDRILRSLKEREDWGDHSGRPSCPAADPPRSQERVAAKSQDELMEQLVNLCAKQSKAMSSCYMEPTDKLCSSKELHVRRSRGDSFLPAWPRQGLHEGLNPRGRPEPPTVFIDLRTSLLQKSEQDHQEPGKDPSSSNCSGDRGEEDEEDEEDEEDEEDEEDEEDDEDETQLLKEEEKQKTALLSPPSPSRDYTGKSLLLRQLRAFRNRISQPRGTIPEDVTGEKTGPGKIEEMGRFRTGKKQHLETRKMPRHRSPIQLEVEAKSSPFPGQHKDLPAKKQEVQGGIFIQQNL; this is encoded by the exons TCCGATTGTGAAGATGAAGAACTGTTCATTTTCCAACGGGATGAAGCGACCCTGATCCCCGATCTGTCCGAAGAGCTGGCGGATCTTTCTCCAGATGATCTAGATGTCCAG CAAAGGCAAGAAACAataaagaagttaagagaagccCGGATTGGAGGCCAGAAGTTTTCAGCCATTCCACAAAAggacattatccaacctctgaAAATCGGCTGGCCTTCTCAGGACAGTAAGGTGGCAGATGCTCTTCTCAGAATCCCAGAAGAAACTCCCAAGTGGCAGAAAGGCGACTCGTTGGAATTTTCTGAGCGATCTACAGTGCAAGACCTGACAGGAGGACCCCAGGGAGAGGACGTCGCTACCCAATCCTGGGAAAGAGGTCAGGCAGCTGATCATTTTTGCTTTGATATCTCACCCCTGACAGAAGACACAGAGTCGTTAAACTGGAAAGCTaccagaagagagagaaagaagatgatAAAAACGACCATCCTCCATAAGGAGACTCTCAAACCTTCTCTCGGGGCCTTAGAAAAGCCAGAGTTCACAAAATGTCTTCCCTATAAGTCTGTGGATGACCAGGTAGAGCAAAGCACTGGATCAGAAGAGGAGCAAGAAGCCATGTCAGACAAGAAGACCAAAGGACTGACATTACTTTCTTTCCAG GAACTCAACCAATTGGATTTAGACAGGATTCTTCGGAGCCTGAAGGAGCGGGAAGACTGGGGCGATCACTCGGGAAGACCCTCATGCCCTGCAGCGGATCCCCCACGAAGCCAAG AAAGGGTGGCAGCAAAATCGCAGGACGAGCTTATGGAGCAGCTGGTCaacttgtgtgccaagcaatccAAGGCCATGTCTTCGTGCTACATGGAGCCAACTGACAAGCTTTGTTCCTCCAAGGAGCTCCACGTCAGGAGAAGCAG GGGAGATAGCTTCTTACCAGCTTGGCCAAGACAAGGCCTGCATGAAGGATTGAACCCAAGGGGCAGACCAGAGCCCCCAACAGTTTTCATCGATCTAAGGACTTCTCTGCTCCAGAAATCAGAACAGGACCACCAAGAGCCGGGGAAAGACCCAAG CTCGAGTAACTGTTCCGGAgatagaggggaggaggatgaggaggacgaggaagacgaggaggatgaggaggacgaggaagacgaggaggatgACGAGGACGAGACCCAACTTCttaaggaagaagagaaacagaAGACAGCGCTACTGTCTCCCCCGAGTCCAAG CAGAGACTATACCGGGAAAAGTCTACTTCTGCGACAACTCCGAGCTTTCCGAAATAGAATCTCTCAACCGAGGGGAACTATCCCTGAGGATGTAACCGGAGAAAAAACGGGGCCGGGAAAGATTGAAGAAATGGGCAGGTTCAGAACTGGGAAAAAGCAACATTTAGAAACAAGAAAGATGCCACGCCACCGTAGCCCAATCCAGTTAGAAGTGGAGGCGAAAAGCTCCCCTTTCCCGGGCCAGCACAAGGATCTGCCGGCTAAAAAGCAAGAGGTTCAGGGTGGGATCTTCATTCAGCAAAATCTCTAG